The following proteins are encoded in a genomic region of Patagioenas fasciata isolate bPatFas1 chromosome 26, bPatFas1.hap1, whole genome shotgun sequence:
- the ANK1 gene encoding ankyrin-1 isoform X10: MAQAAKQLKKIKDIEAQALQEQKEKEESNRKRRNRSRDRKKKADAATSFLRAARSGNLDKALDHLRNGVDINTCNQNGLNALHLASKEGHVKMVVELLHKEIILETTTKKGNTALHIAALAGQQDVVRELVNYGANVNAQSQKGFTPLYMAAQENHLEVVKFLLENGANQNVATEDGFTPLAVALQQGHENVVAHLINYGTKGKVRLPALHIAARNDDTRTAAVLLQNDPNADVLSKTGFTPLHIAAHYENLSVAQLLLNRGASVNFTPQNGITPLHIASRRGNIIMVRLLLDRGAQIETRTKDELTPLHCAARNGHVRIAEILLDHGAAIQAKTKNGLSPIHMAAQGDHLDCVRLLLQYSAEIDDITLDHLTPLHVAAHCGHHRVAKLLVEKGAKPNARALNGFTPLHIACKKNHIRVMELLLKTGASIDAVTESGLTPLHVAAFMGHLPIVKTLLQRGASPNVSNVKVETPLHMAARAGHTDVAKYLLQNKAKANAKAKDDQTPLHCAARIGHTSMVRLLLENNANPNLATTAGHTPLHITAREGHVDTALALLEKGASQTCMTKKGFTPLHVAAKYGKVDVAELLLAHDAHPNASGKNGLTPLHVAVHHNNLEIVKLLLPKGSSPHSSAWNGYTPLHIAAKQNQMEVASSLLQYGASANAESVQGVTPLHLASQEGHADMVALLFSKQANGNLGNKSGLTPLHLVAQEGHVPVADVLVKHGVTVDATTRMGYTPLHVASHYGNIKLVKFLLQHQADVNAKTKLGYTPLHQAAQQGHTDVVTLLLKHGASPNEISTNGTTPLAIARRLGYISVTDVLKIVTEETDIPSVGDKHRMSFPETVDEILDVSEDEGTAHVTVMEEELIAPKPKTPEPRDQEGKREMLEFVTTTTLEQTVESPAVLQVPYIPPETVVTGAEETEQVGPVETEAEQVSLLHAPSVSPQEPSKEFDEDSLIPSSPATETSDNISPVASPVHTGFLVSFMVDARGGSMRGSRHHGLRVVIPPRACAAPTRITCRLVKPQKLPAPPPLAEEEGLASRIIALGPAGAQFLSPVIVEIPHFASYGRGDRELVVLRSENGSVWKEHRNRYEESYMDQLLNGMDEELESLEDLEKKRVCRIITTDFPLYFVVMSRICQDCDMIGPEGGCLKSTLVPMVQATFPDTAVTKRVRLALQAQPVPDELVTKLLGNQATFSPIVTVEPRRRKFHRPIGLRIPLPPSWKDNPRDSGEGDTTSLRLLCSVIGGTAQAQWEDITGTTKLVYENECANFTTNVSARFWLADCPRTAEAVHFATALYKELTAVPYMAKFVVFAKMNDAREGRLRCYCMTDDKVDKTLEQHENFTEVARSRDIEVVEGMPLHVELSGNLVPVKKATQPRTFLFQSFRENRLAIPIKVRDSSREASGSLSFLRKAMKYEDLQHVLCHLNISIPPCTKGSGSEERRRTLTPLSLRERYSILSETSFGSLSSTDKADQKMVDIAEQLGLSWAELARELQFGVDDINRIRVENPNSLLEQSMALLNLWVSREGKGIKIESLYTALRNIDRSEIVNTLEGSGRQSRSLKGSWRYTDRDYSLSPSQMNAPSGAGTPAGHFLSPLFSELILASPSLIFLHCLSPLSPPQLSPPGAASCSNNCMSPGTVPVMAVVLAGSHPSPSPVALPCAPSLAVPAWLFPSKVMLRCRTSCCPLPPCITRCHPRCVPTSTGMRWPSWMLSPWLPLSRTP, encoded by the exons gcTGATGCTGCAACGAGCTTCTTGAGAGCTGCGAGGTCCGGGAATCTGGACAAAGCCTTGGATCACCTCAGGAATGGGGTAGATATTAACACCTGTAATCAG AATGGGCTGAACGCCTTGCACCTGGCCTCCAAGGAGGGCCACGTGAaaatggtggtggagctgctgcacAAGGAGATCATTTTGGAGACAACGACCAAG AAGGGAAACACAGCTCTGCACATCGCTGCCCTGGCTGGACAGCAGGACGTGGTCCGGGAACTGGTGAACTATGGGGCCAATGTCAACGCGCAGTCACAG AAAGGCTTCACACCCCTCTACATGGCAGCGCAGGAAAACCATCTGGAAGTTGTCAAGTTCTTGCTGGAAAATGGAGCCAACCAGAATGTAGCCACAGAG GATGGCTTCACGCCACTGGCTGTGGCTCTGCAGCAAGGGCATGAGAACGTGGTCGCTCATCTTATCAACTACGGGACAAAGGGTAAGGTCCGCCTGCCTGCCCTGCACATCGCAGCCCGCAACGATGACACTCgcacagctgctgtgctgctgcagaatgACCCGAACGCCGACGTCCTCTCCAAG ACTGGATTTACCCCCTTGCACATTGCAGCCCACTACGAGAATCTCAGTGTGGCCCAATTACTGCTGAACCGTGGAGCCAGCGTCAACTTCACACCCCAG AATGGGATCACTCCCCTGCACATTGCGTCCCGCCGGGGCAATATCATCATGGTACGGCTGCTGCTGGACCGCGGCGCCCAGATAGAGACAAGGACCAAG GACGAGCTGACCCCTCTGCACTGTGCAGCTCGCAATGGACATGTGCGAATTGCTGAGATCCTGCTGGACCATGGGGCTGCCATTCAAGCCAAAACCAAG AACGGCTTGTCGCCGATCCACATGGCAGCACAGGGTGACCACCTGGACTGTGTGCGTCTGCTCCTGCAGTACAGCGCCGAGATCGACGACATCACGCTGGACCACCTGACACCGCTGCACGTGGCCGCGCACTGCGGCCACCACCGCGTGGCCAAGCTGCTGGTGGAGAAGGGGGCCAAGCCCAACGCCCGAGCCCTG AATGGCTTCACACCCCTCCATATTGCCTGCAAGAAGAACCACATccgggtgatggagctgctgctgaagacgGGGGCCTCGATCGACGCTGTCACAGAG TCTGGCCTGACCCCCCTGCACGTGGCCGCCTTCATGGGGCACCTGCCCATCGTCAAGACCTTGCTGCAACGTGGAGCCTCTCCTAACGTGTCCAATGTG AAAGTGGAGACGCCCCTACACatggcagccagagctgggcacacGGATGTGGCGAAGTACCTGCTGCAGAACAAAGCCAAAGCTAACGCCAAGGCCAAG GATGACCAGACTCCCCTGCACTGCGCTGCACGCATCGGCCACACCAGCATGGTCAGACTCCTGCTGGAGAACAACGCCAACCCCAACCTGGCCACAACGGCAGGGCACACGCCCCTGCACATCACTGCCAGAGAGGGGCACGTGGACACGGCTCTGGCCCTGCTCGAGAAGGGGGCTTCACAGACCTGCATGACCAAG AAAGGATTTACCCCTCTCCACGTTGCAGCCAAGTACGGGAAGGTGGAtgtggcagagctgctgctggcacaTGATGCTCACCCCAATGCATCAGGGAAG AACGGCCTGACCCCGCTGCACGTGGCTGTGCACCACAACAACCTGGAGATTGTCAAGCTGCTGCTACCCAAGGGGAGCTCCCCACACAGCTCGGCCTGG aaTGGGTACACCCCCCTGCACATCGCTGCCAAGCAGAACCAGATGGAGGTGGCCAGCAGCTTGCTGCAATATGGGGCTTCTGCAAACGCGGAGTCTGTGCAGGGGGTCACCCCCCTACACCTGGCTTCCCAGGAGGGCCACGCAGACATGGTGGCACTGCTTTTCTCCAAACAAGCCAACGGCAACCTTGGCAACAAG AGTGGCCTGACCCCTCTCCATCTCGTGGCCCAAGAGGGGCATGTGCCAGTAGCTGATGTTCTCGTGAAACATGGAGTCACGGTGGACGCAACGACCAGG ATGGGCTACACCCCGCTGCATGTGGCCAGCCACTATGGGAACATCAAGCTGGTGAAGTTTTTGCTGCAGCACCAGGCTGATGTCAACGCCAAGACTAAG CTGGGCTACACCCCTCTGCACCAGGCAGCACAGCAGGGCCACACAGACGTGGTGACACTGCTGCTGAAGCACGGTGCCTCTCCCAACGAGATCAGCACA AACGGCACCACTCCCCTGGCCATTGCAAGGCGGCTTGGCTACATTTCCGTCACAGATGTGCTCAAGATCGTCACAGAGGAAACCGACATCCCG TCAGTCGGTGACAAGCATCGCATGAGCTTCCCAGAGACTGTAGATGAGATTCTGGATGTGTCGGAGGATGAAG GCACTGCTCATGTCACAGTAATGG AGGAGGAGTTGATCGCACCAAAGCCAAAGACACCCGAGCCCAGGGACCAGGAGGGCAAGAGGGAGATGCTGGAGTTTGTGACCACGACGACACTGGAGCAAAC GGTGGAGTCTCCAGCTGTCCTACAGGTGCCCTACATTCCACCTGAGACTGTGGTGACCGGAGCAGAGGAAACTGAGCAGGTAGGACCTGTGGAGACAGAAGCTGAGCAAGTCAGCCTGCTGCATGCACCCTCGGTGTCCCCACAGGAG CCCTCCAAGGAGTTCGACGAGGACTCCCTgatccccagcagccctgccaccGAGACCTCAGATAACATCAGCCCGGTGGCCAGCCCCGTGCACACAGG GTTCCTGGTGAGCTTCATGGTGGATGCCCGTGGCGGCTCCATGCGGGGCAGCCGGCACCACGGGCTGCGTGTGGTCATCCCACCCCGTGCCTGCGCAGCGCCCACCCGCATCACCTGCCGCCTGGTGAAGCCCCAGAAGCTGCCTGCACCCCCACCGCTGGCTGAGGAGGAGGGTCTGGCCAGCCGGATCATCGCCTTGGGTCCTGCCGGAGCCCAGTTCCTCAG CCCTGTCATTGTGGAGATCCCACACTTTGCCTCCTACGGGCGAGGGGACCGCGAGCTGGTGGTGCTGCGCAGCGAGAACGGCTCTGTCTGGAAGGAGCACCGCAACCGCTATGAGGAGAGCTACATGGACCAGCTGCTCAATGGCATGGACGAGG AGCTGGAGAGCCTGGAGGATCTGGAGAAGAAGAGGGTCTGCCGCATCATCACCACCGACTTCCCTCTCTACTTTGTGGTCATGTCCCGGATCTGCCAGGACTGTGACATGATCGGCCCTGAGGGAGGGTGTTTGAAAAGCACACTGGTCCCCATGGTGCAGGCCACCTTCCCAGACACGGCTGTTACGAAGAGAGTGAGGCTGGCCCTGCAG GCGCAGCCTGTGCCTGATGAGCTGGTGACCAAGCTGCTGGGGAACCAGGCGACGTTCAGCCCCATTGTCACGGTGGAGCCGCGCCGGAGGAAGTTCCACCGCCCCATTGGCCTCCGCATCCCACTGCCACCATCCTGGAAGGACAATCCCCGAGACAGCGGCGAGGGTGACACCACCAGCCTGCGCCTGCTGTGCAGTGTGATCG GAGGGACAGCCCAGGCCCAGTGGGAAGACATAACAGGCACCACGAAGCTGGTCTATGAAAATGAGTGTGCTAACTTCACCACCAATGTGTCTGCCAG GTTCTGGCTGGCCGACTGCCCGCGCACCGCCGAGGCCGTGCACTTCGCCACAGCGCTGTACAAGGAGCTGACAGCCGTGCCCTACATGGCGAAATTTGTGGTGTTTGCCAAGATGAACGATGCACGGGAAGGCCGGCTGCGCTGCTACTGCATGACTGATGACAAAGTTGACAAGACTTTAGAGCAGCATGAAAATTTCACGGAGGTGGCCCGCAGCAGGGACATCGAG GTGGTGGAGGGGATGCCTTTGCACGTTGAGCTCTCAGGGAACCTGGTGCCTGTCAAGAAGGCCACTCAGCCCCGGACCTTCCTTTTCCAGTCCTTCCGGGAGAATCGTCTCGCCATCCCCATCAAG GTTCGGGACAGCAGCCGGGAAGCCAGTGGCTCCCTGTCTTTCTTGCGCAAGGCCATGAAGTACGAGGACCTCCAGCACGTGCTGTGCCACCTGAACATCAGCATACCACCCTGCACCAAG GGCAGCGGCAGCGAGGAACGGAGGAGGACGCTGACGCCATTGTCTCTGCGGGAGCGATACAGCATCCTAAGCGAGACCAGTTTTG GCTCTCTGAGCAGCACGGACAAGGCAGACCAGAAGATGGTTGACATAGCAGAACAGCTGGGCCTCAGCTGGGCTG AGCTGGCACGTGAGCTGCAGTTTGGGGTAGATGACATCAACAGGATACGTGTGGAGAACCCCaactccctgctggagcagagcatGGCCTTGCTCAACCTCTGGGTCAGCCGCGAGGGCAAGGGCATCAAGA TCGAGAGCCTGTACACAGCGCTGAGGAACATCGACCGCAGTGAGATTGTGAACACCCTGGAGGGCTCCGGCCGGCAGAGCCGCAGCCTGAAGGGCAGCTGGCGCTACACCGACAGAGACTATTCCCTGTCACCATCCCAGATGAATG CGCCATCAGGTGCAGGCACTCCTGCGGGTCACTTCTTGTCACCTCTCTTCTCTGAGCTCATCCTGGCCTCTCCTTCTCTCATCTTCCTCCACTGCCTGTCTCCACTGTCTCCACCTCAGCTGAGCCCTCCAGGAGCCGCGTCCTGCTCCAACAACTGCATGTCACCAGGGACTGTCCCCGTCATGGCTGTCGTGCTTGCAGGCAGCCACCCCAGCCCCTCTCCTGTGGCGCTGCCCTGCGCTCCTTCCCTCGCTGTCCCTGCATGGCTGTTCCCCAGCAAG GTTATGCTTCGCTGCAGGACGAGCTGCTGTCCCCTGCCTCCCTGCATTACACGCTGCCATCCCCGCT